A window from Mangifera indica cultivar Alphonso chromosome 2, CATAS_Mindica_2.1, whole genome shotgun sequence encodes these proteins:
- the LOC123208760 gene encoding protein SMAX1-LIKE 6-like isoform X1 — translation MPTPVDLVRQCLTEAAARVLDEAVAVARRRSHARTTSLHVVSALLAPPSSTLRDACACAMSFPYNSRLQFRALELSVGVALDRLQSSRLVERPPISNSLTAAIKRGQANQRRNPENYHLQLIHCNQQSASLLKVELKYFILSILDDPIVNRVFGDAGFQSFEIKRAILQPPVAQLSPKFPRTPRFLCNLTDSGLGPDSVRAGLSLPLGFADVDESCRRIGEVFVERHEKKGRNPLLVGVYANKALRGFIENVTSRKLGVLPKEIYGMDVICIEREISKFVLEKGSEEIIALRFKELETAVEQCSGPGVLVNFGELKALVGDNVSSEAVKFVVSKLTSLLEMNSGNLWLIGAVANYEAYSTFSNVFPSIEKDWNLQLLPIHFKSSLMGSFVPFGGFFSLPLEPKSLMRSKNQYNTSCYLCNEKFEHEVGALLKGRSITSVADQCSEKLSSSLEMAEFDTRKGVDMVKVCSPSNCGIFDQSRYIGHSPVHMQAKEDGTALHAEVLELRKKWNDNCQLLHHTQVLPKLRTPETRSQVLNSRVFITDTKESGSKDPTSNENLSGNLNPIMNIDLQKIMEQETSNGHTHSHIQSDSQHDSVPSSFLSPISTSRVQEDNDETQQQQQQQQQQEQQQASSTASYHINISISDVARSGMRDGVWSCLVVLVTFWFFAASMTMILGIYGSVDLQLGPNYSRLIQTNSIFVQSIKVEELDQQSSGSLILYGFHKPPPLDVEITWTETHNAVVQVDLHEEWLYYLNKGSNVDISYRVISPSTSPLSLVIAQGSESLEEWIDDPSYPNTTLSWDIIHGSGKIQQEISESSTYYIAVGNLNSHEVEVQLNFTISAFIYNTTKAYYKCSLGSRQCSFTLPLVGANTAVLTSPGPTEGSSNAWYVKLSYGPRWIAYFVGSGVMTILILLAFRFLNVFQSTSGNGTGIQAGDMTSERAPLLSNKDDDLSSWGSSYDSVSHDDEDLDEWLAVKALKGNLSYEGENNSNPGRLCVICCDSPRDCFFLPCGHCAACFTCGTSDLCRIAEEAGTCPICRRKMKKVRKIFSV, via the exons ATGCCCACGCCGGTGGACTTGGTGAGGCAATGCCTGACGGAGGCAGCGGCGCGTGTTTTAGACGAGGCTGTGGCCGTGGCGCGTCGACGGAGTCATGCTCGGACCACTTCGCTCCATGTGGTCTCCGCTTTACTAGCTCCACCTTCGTCAACTCTACGCGACGCTTGTGCGTGTGCCATGAGCTTCCCGTACAACTCGCGCTTGCAGTTTCGTGCGCTGGAGCTCAGCGTCGGGGTCGCACTCGACCGGCTGCAGAGTTCGAGATTAGTGGAGCGGCCGCCTATTTCGAACTCACTGACGGCGGCAATCAAACGGGGGCAAGCTAACCAGCGGAGGAATCCGGAGAATTATCACCTGCAACTGATACACTGTAACCAACAATCGGCGTCTCTTTTGAAGGtggaattgaaatattttattttatctattctAGATGATCCTATTGTTAATCGTGTGTTTGGTGATGCCGGTTTCCAAAGCTTTGAAATAAAAAGAGCGATACTTCAACCGCCTGTTGCACAATTATCTCCCAAATTTCCGCGAACCCCTCGGTTTCTTTGTAATTTAACGGACTCGGGATTGGGACCGGACTCGGTCCGAGCTGGACTGAGCTTACCGCTTGGTTTTGCGGATGTTGACGAGAGTTGTAGGAGAATTGGTGAAGTTTTTGTGGAGAGACATGAAAAAAAAGGGAGGAACCCCTTGCTTGTTGGTGTTTATGCAAATAAAGCTTTGAGAGGATTTATTGAAAATGTAACTTCTAGGAAGCTGGGGGTTTTGCCTAAAGAAATATATGGGATGGATGTGATTTGTATTGAGAGGGAGATAAGTAAGTTTGTTCTTGAGAAGGGAAGTGAAGAGATTATTGCGTTAAGATTTAAGGAATTGGAAACTGCGGTGGAGCAATGTTCAGGGCCCGGTGTTTTAGTGAATTTTGGTGAACTGAAAGCTTTGGTTGGTGACAATGTGTCAAGTGAGGCTGTCAAGTTCGTTGTTTCGAAATTGACCAGTTTGTTGGAGATGAATAGTGGGAACTTATGGTTGATAGGAGCGGTGGCGAATTATGAAGCTTACTCAACGTTTTCAAACGTATTTCCAAGTATAGAGAAGGATTGGAATCTGCAACTTTTGCCTATTCACTTCAAATCTAG CTTGATGGGGTCCTTTGTTCCATTTGGTGGATTCTTTTCTTTGCCACTTGAGCCTAAAAGTCTGATGAGAAGCAAGAATCAATATAATACTTCTTGTTACCTTTGCAATGAGAAGTTTGAACATGAAGTTGGCGCCCTTTTGAAGGGGCGTTCAATTACTTCAGTTGCAGATCAGTGCTCAGAaaaactttcttcttcattagaAATGGCAGAATTTGACACCAGAAAGGGTGTTGATATGGTCAAGGTGTGTAGTCCTTCAAATTGTGGAATCTTTGACCAATCTAGATATATTGGACATTCACCTGTGCACA TGCAGGCCAAAGAGGATGGAACGGCATTGCATGCTGAAGTCTTGGAGCTACGAAAGAAATGGAATGATAATTGTCAACTTCTTCACCACACTCAAGTACTACCCAAATTACGTACTCCTGAAACAAGGTCCCAAGTCCTAAATTCCAGGGTCTTTATCACAGACACGAAGGAAAGCGGCAGTAAAGATCCTACCTCAAATGAAAATCTGTCCGGTAATCTAAATCCCATCATGAACATAGACTTGCAAAAG ATTATGGAACAAGAAACATCAAACGGACATACGCATAGCCATATTCAAAGCGACAGTCAACATGACTCTGTCCCTTCGTCTTTTTTGTCCCCAATCTCTACTTCCCGTGTTCAAGAGGACAATGACGAAACCCAGCAACAGCAACAGCAACAGCAGCAGCAAGAACAACAACAAGCGTCTTCTACGGCGTCGTATCATATCAATATCTCCATTTCAGATGTTGCACGCAGTGGCATGAGAGATGGTGTTTGGTCTTGCCTTGTTGTGCTCGTCACCTTCTGGTTCTTCG CAGCTTCCATGACTATGATTCTTGGTATCTATGGCTCTGTGGATTTACAATTGGGCCCTAATTACTCCCGTCTCATACAAACTAACTCAATATTCGTTCAATCTATTAAG gtTGAAGAACTAGACCAGCAAAGTTCTGGATCATTAATTCTATATGGGTTTCACAAACCTCCTCCCTTGGATGTTGAAATTACCTGGACTGAGACTCACAATGCAGTGGTTCAAGTTGATTTGCACGAG GAGTGGTTATACTACCTTAACAAGGGGTCCAATGTGGATATCTCATACAGAGTAATATCTCCAAGTACCTCACCATTATCCCTTGTAATTGCGCAAG GCAGTGAAAGTCTTGAAGAGTGGATTGACGACCCATCATATCCTAATACAACTTTGTCGTGGGACATTATACATg GAAGTGGTAAGATCCAGCAAGAAATTTCTGAGTCTTCAACCTATTATATTGCTGTGGGTAATTTAAACTCTCACGAAGTGGAG GTACAATTGAATTTCACAATCAGTGCCTTCATCTATAATACAACTAAGGCTTATTACAAGTGTTCACTGGGCAGTCGTCAGTGTAGTTTCACTCTTCCTCTTGTAGGGGCAAATACTGCTGTCCTAACATCTCCAGGTCCAACAGAG GGTTCCAGCAATGCTTGGTATGTCAAACTCTCATATGGACCCCGATGGATCGCATATTTTGTTGGATCAG GTGTGATGACCATCCTCATCTTGTTGGCCTTTAGATTCCTCAACGTGTTCCAGTCTACCAGTGGAAATGGAACAGGAATTCAGGCTGGAGATATGACATCTGAGCGAGCTCCATTGCTGTCAAACAAAGACGACGATCTCTCCAGCTGGGGTTCATCTTATGATTCTGTATCACATGATGATGAAGATTTAGATGAATGGCTAGCAGTAAAAGCTCTCAAAGGAAATTTGTCATACGAAGGGGAAAATAATAGCAATCCCGGGCGTCTTTGTGTCATTTGCTGTGATTCCCCAAGAGATTGCTTCTTTCTCCCATGTGGACACTGCGCCGCCTGTTTTACTTGTGGAACAAG TGACCTCTGCAGGATTGCAGAAGAGGCTGGAACTTGTCCCATTTGTCGGAGGAAGATGAAGAAAGTGCGGAAGATATTTTCTGTTTAA
- the LOC123208760 gene encoding protein SMAX1-LIKE 6-like isoform X4, which translates to MPTPVDLVRQCLTEAAARVLDEAVAVARRRSHARTTSLHVVSALLAPPSSTLRDACACAMSFPYNSRLQFRALELSVGVALDRLQSSRLVERPPISNSLTAAIKRGQANQRRNPENYHLQLIHCNQQSASLLKVELKYFILSILDDPIVNRVFGDAGFQSFEIKRAILQPPVAQLSPKFPRTPRFLCNLTDSGLGPDSVRAGLSLPLGFADVDESCRRIGEVFVERHEKKGRNPLLVGVYANKALRGFIENVTSRKLGVLPKEIYGMDVICIEREISKFVLEKGSEEIIALRFKELETAVEQCSGPGVLVNFGELKALVGDNVSSEAVKFVVSKLTSLLEMNSGNLWLIGAVANYEAYSTFSNVFPSIEKDWNLQLLPIHFKSSLMGSFVPFGGFFSLPLEPKSLMRSKNQYNTSCYLCNEKFEHEVGALLKGRSITSVADQCSEKLSSSLEMAEFDTRKGVDMVKVCSPSNCGIFDQSRYIGHSPVHMQAKEDGTALHAEVLELRKKWNDNCQLLHHTQVLPKLRTPETRSQVLNSRVFITDTKESGSKDPTSNENLSGNLNPIMNIDLQKIMEQETSNGHTHSHIQSDSQHDSVPSSFLSPISTSRVQEDNDETQQQQQQQQQQEQQQASSTASYHINISISDVARSGMRDGVWSCLVVLVTFWFFASMTMILGIYGSVDLQLGPNYSRLIQTNSIFVQSIKVEELDQQSSGSLILYGFHKPPPLDVEITWTETHNAVVQVDLHEEWLYYLNKGSNVDISYRVISPSTSPLSLVIAQGSESLEEWIDDPSYPNTTLSWDIIHGSGKIQQEISESSTYYIAVGNLNSHEVEVQLNFTISAFIYNTTKAYYKCSLGSRQCSFTLPLVGANTAVLTSPGPTEGSSNAWYVKLSYGPRWIAYFVGSGVMTILILLAFRFLNVFQSTSGNGTGIQAGDMTSERAPLLSNKDDDLSSWGSSYDSVSHDDEDLDEWLAVKALKGNLSYEGENNSNPGRLCVICCDSPRDCFFLPCGHCAACFTCGTRIAEEAGTCPICRRKMKKVRKIFSV; encoded by the exons ATGCCCACGCCGGTGGACTTGGTGAGGCAATGCCTGACGGAGGCAGCGGCGCGTGTTTTAGACGAGGCTGTGGCCGTGGCGCGTCGACGGAGTCATGCTCGGACCACTTCGCTCCATGTGGTCTCCGCTTTACTAGCTCCACCTTCGTCAACTCTACGCGACGCTTGTGCGTGTGCCATGAGCTTCCCGTACAACTCGCGCTTGCAGTTTCGTGCGCTGGAGCTCAGCGTCGGGGTCGCACTCGACCGGCTGCAGAGTTCGAGATTAGTGGAGCGGCCGCCTATTTCGAACTCACTGACGGCGGCAATCAAACGGGGGCAAGCTAACCAGCGGAGGAATCCGGAGAATTATCACCTGCAACTGATACACTGTAACCAACAATCGGCGTCTCTTTTGAAGGtggaattgaaatattttattttatctattctAGATGATCCTATTGTTAATCGTGTGTTTGGTGATGCCGGTTTCCAAAGCTTTGAAATAAAAAGAGCGATACTTCAACCGCCTGTTGCACAATTATCTCCCAAATTTCCGCGAACCCCTCGGTTTCTTTGTAATTTAACGGACTCGGGATTGGGACCGGACTCGGTCCGAGCTGGACTGAGCTTACCGCTTGGTTTTGCGGATGTTGACGAGAGTTGTAGGAGAATTGGTGAAGTTTTTGTGGAGAGACATGAAAAAAAAGGGAGGAACCCCTTGCTTGTTGGTGTTTATGCAAATAAAGCTTTGAGAGGATTTATTGAAAATGTAACTTCTAGGAAGCTGGGGGTTTTGCCTAAAGAAATATATGGGATGGATGTGATTTGTATTGAGAGGGAGATAAGTAAGTTTGTTCTTGAGAAGGGAAGTGAAGAGATTATTGCGTTAAGATTTAAGGAATTGGAAACTGCGGTGGAGCAATGTTCAGGGCCCGGTGTTTTAGTGAATTTTGGTGAACTGAAAGCTTTGGTTGGTGACAATGTGTCAAGTGAGGCTGTCAAGTTCGTTGTTTCGAAATTGACCAGTTTGTTGGAGATGAATAGTGGGAACTTATGGTTGATAGGAGCGGTGGCGAATTATGAAGCTTACTCAACGTTTTCAAACGTATTTCCAAGTATAGAGAAGGATTGGAATCTGCAACTTTTGCCTATTCACTTCAAATCTAG CTTGATGGGGTCCTTTGTTCCATTTGGTGGATTCTTTTCTTTGCCACTTGAGCCTAAAAGTCTGATGAGAAGCAAGAATCAATATAATACTTCTTGTTACCTTTGCAATGAGAAGTTTGAACATGAAGTTGGCGCCCTTTTGAAGGGGCGTTCAATTACTTCAGTTGCAGATCAGTGCTCAGAaaaactttcttcttcattagaAATGGCAGAATTTGACACCAGAAAGGGTGTTGATATGGTCAAGGTGTGTAGTCCTTCAAATTGTGGAATCTTTGACCAATCTAGATATATTGGACATTCACCTGTGCACA TGCAGGCCAAAGAGGATGGAACGGCATTGCATGCTGAAGTCTTGGAGCTACGAAAGAAATGGAATGATAATTGTCAACTTCTTCACCACACTCAAGTACTACCCAAATTACGTACTCCTGAAACAAGGTCCCAAGTCCTAAATTCCAGGGTCTTTATCACAGACACGAAGGAAAGCGGCAGTAAAGATCCTACCTCAAATGAAAATCTGTCCGGTAATCTAAATCCCATCATGAACATAGACTTGCAAAAG ATTATGGAACAAGAAACATCAAACGGACATACGCATAGCCATATTCAAAGCGACAGTCAACATGACTCTGTCCCTTCGTCTTTTTTGTCCCCAATCTCTACTTCCCGTGTTCAAGAGGACAATGACGAAACCCAGCAACAGCAACAGCAACAGCAGCAGCAAGAACAACAACAAGCGTCTTCTACGGCGTCGTATCATATCAATATCTCCATTTCAGATGTTGCACGCAGTGGCATGAGAGATGGTGTTTGGTCTTGCCTTGTTGTGCTCGTCACCTTCTGGTTCTTCG CTTCCATGACTATGATTCTTGGTATCTATGGCTCTGTGGATTTACAATTGGGCCCTAATTACTCCCGTCTCATACAAACTAACTCAATATTCGTTCAATCTATTAAG gtTGAAGAACTAGACCAGCAAAGTTCTGGATCATTAATTCTATATGGGTTTCACAAACCTCCTCCCTTGGATGTTGAAATTACCTGGACTGAGACTCACAATGCAGTGGTTCAAGTTGATTTGCACGAG GAGTGGTTATACTACCTTAACAAGGGGTCCAATGTGGATATCTCATACAGAGTAATATCTCCAAGTACCTCACCATTATCCCTTGTAATTGCGCAAG GCAGTGAAAGTCTTGAAGAGTGGATTGACGACCCATCATATCCTAATACAACTTTGTCGTGGGACATTATACATg GAAGTGGTAAGATCCAGCAAGAAATTTCTGAGTCTTCAACCTATTATATTGCTGTGGGTAATTTAAACTCTCACGAAGTGGAG GTACAATTGAATTTCACAATCAGTGCCTTCATCTATAATACAACTAAGGCTTATTACAAGTGTTCACTGGGCAGTCGTCAGTGTAGTTTCACTCTTCCTCTTGTAGGGGCAAATACTGCTGTCCTAACATCTCCAGGTCCAACAGAG GGTTCCAGCAATGCTTGGTATGTCAAACTCTCATATGGACCCCGATGGATCGCATATTTTGTTGGATCAG GTGTGATGACCATCCTCATCTTGTTGGCCTTTAGATTCCTCAACGTGTTCCAGTCTACCAGTGGAAATGGAACAGGAATTCAGGCTGGAGATATGACATCTGAGCGAGCTCCATTGCTGTCAAACAAAGACGACGATCTCTCCAGCTGGGGTTCATCTTATGATTCTGTATCACATGATGATGAAGATTTAGATGAATGGCTAGCAGTAAAAGCTCTCAAAGGAAATTTGTCATACGAAGGGGAAAATAATAGCAATCCCGGGCGTCTTTGTGTCATTTGCTGTGATTCCCCAAGAGATTGCTTCTTTCTCCCATGTGGACACTGCGCCGCCTGTTTTACTTGTGGAACAAG GATTGCAGAAGAGGCTGGAACTTGTCCCATTTGTCGGAGGAAGATGAAGAAAGTGCGGAAGATATTTTCTGTTTAA
- the LOC123208760 gene encoding protein SMAX1-LIKE 6-like isoform X2 has protein sequence MPTPVDLVRQCLTEAAARVLDEAVAVARRRSHARTTSLHVVSALLAPPSSTLRDACACAMSFPYNSRLQFRALELSVGVALDRLQSSRLVERPPISNSLTAAIKRGQANQRRNPENYHLQLIHCNQQSASLLKVELKYFILSILDDPIVNRVFGDAGFQSFEIKRAILQPPVAQLSPKFPRTPRFLCNLTDSGLGPDSVRAGLSLPLGFADVDESCRRIGEVFVERHEKKGRNPLLVGVYANKALRGFIENVTSRKLGVLPKEIYGMDVICIEREISKFVLEKGSEEIIALRFKELETAVEQCSGPGVLVNFGELKALVGDNVSSEAVKFVVSKLTSLLEMNSGNLWLIGAVANYEAYSTFSNVFPSIEKDWNLQLLPIHFKSSLMGSFVPFGGFFSLPLEPKSLMRSKNQYNTSCYLCNEKFEHEVGALLKGRSITSVADQCSEKLSSSLEMAEFDTRKGVDMVKVCSPSNCGIFDQSRYIGHSPVHMQAKEDGTALHAEVLELRKKWNDNCQLLHHTQVLPKLRTPETRSQVLNSRVFITDTKESGSKDPTSNENLSGNLNPIMNIDLQKIMEQETSNGHTHSHIQSDSQHDSVPSSFLSPISTSRVQEDNDETQQQQQQQQQQEQQQASSTASYHINISISDVARSGMRDGVWSCLVVLVTFWFFASMTMILGIYGSVDLQLGPNYSRLIQTNSIFVQSIKVEELDQQSSGSLILYGFHKPPPLDVEITWTETHNAVVQVDLHEEWLYYLNKGSNVDISYRVISPSTSPLSLVIAQGSESLEEWIDDPSYPNTTLSWDIIHGSGKIQQEISESSTYYIAVGNLNSHEVEVQLNFTISAFIYNTTKAYYKCSLGSRQCSFTLPLVGANTAVLTSPGPTEGSSNAWYVKLSYGPRWIAYFVGSGVMTILILLAFRFLNVFQSTSGNGTGIQAGDMTSERAPLLSNKDDDLSSWGSSYDSVSHDDEDLDEWLAVKALKGNLSYEGENNSNPGRLCVICCDSPRDCFFLPCGHCAACFTCGTSDLCRIAEEAGTCPICRRKMKKVRKIFSV, from the exons ATGCCCACGCCGGTGGACTTGGTGAGGCAATGCCTGACGGAGGCAGCGGCGCGTGTTTTAGACGAGGCTGTGGCCGTGGCGCGTCGACGGAGTCATGCTCGGACCACTTCGCTCCATGTGGTCTCCGCTTTACTAGCTCCACCTTCGTCAACTCTACGCGACGCTTGTGCGTGTGCCATGAGCTTCCCGTACAACTCGCGCTTGCAGTTTCGTGCGCTGGAGCTCAGCGTCGGGGTCGCACTCGACCGGCTGCAGAGTTCGAGATTAGTGGAGCGGCCGCCTATTTCGAACTCACTGACGGCGGCAATCAAACGGGGGCAAGCTAACCAGCGGAGGAATCCGGAGAATTATCACCTGCAACTGATACACTGTAACCAACAATCGGCGTCTCTTTTGAAGGtggaattgaaatattttattttatctattctAGATGATCCTATTGTTAATCGTGTGTTTGGTGATGCCGGTTTCCAAAGCTTTGAAATAAAAAGAGCGATACTTCAACCGCCTGTTGCACAATTATCTCCCAAATTTCCGCGAACCCCTCGGTTTCTTTGTAATTTAACGGACTCGGGATTGGGACCGGACTCGGTCCGAGCTGGACTGAGCTTACCGCTTGGTTTTGCGGATGTTGACGAGAGTTGTAGGAGAATTGGTGAAGTTTTTGTGGAGAGACATGAAAAAAAAGGGAGGAACCCCTTGCTTGTTGGTGTTTATGCAAATAAAGCTTTGAGAGGATTTATTGAAAATGTAACTTCTAGGAAGCTGGGGGTTTTGCCTAAAGAAATATATGGGATGGATGTGATTTGTATTGAGAGGGAGATAAGTAAGTTTGTTCTTGAGAAGGGAAGTGAAGAGATTATTGCGTTAAGATTTAAGGAATTGGAAACTGCGGTGGAGCAATGTTCAGGGCCCGGTGTTTTAGTGAATTTTGGTGAACTGAAAGCTTTGGTTGGTGACAATGTGTCAAGTGAGGCTGTCAAGTTCGTTGTTTCGAAATTGACCAGTTTGTTGGAGATGAATAGTGGGAACTTATGGTTGATAGGAGCGGTGGCGAATTATGAAGCTTACTCAACGTTTTCAAACGTATTTCCAAGTATAGAGAAGGATTGGAATCTGCAACTTTTGCCTATTCACTTCAAATCTAG CTTGATGGGGTCCTTTGTTCCATTTGGTGGATTCTTTTCTTTGCCACTTGAGCCTAAAAGTCTGATGAGAAGCAAGAATCAATATAATACTTCTTGTTACCTTTGCAATGAGAAGTTTGAACATGAAGTTGGCGCCCTTTTGAAGGGGCGTTCAATTACTTCAGTTGCAGATCAGTGCTCAGAaaaactttcttcttcattagaAATGGCAGAATTTGACACCAGAAAGGGTGTTGATATGGTCAAGGTGTGTAGTCCTTCAAATTGTGGAATCTTTGACCAATCTAGATATATTGGACATTCACCTGTGCACA TGCAGGCCAAAGAGGATGGAACGGCATTGCATGCTGAAGTCTTGGAGCTACGAAAGAAATGGAATGATAATTGTCAACTTCTTCACCACACTCAAGTACTACCCAAATTACGTACTCCTGAAACAAGGTCCCAAGTCCTAAATTCCAGGGTCTTTATCACAGACACGAAGGAAAGCGGCAGTAAAGATCCTACCTCAAATGAAAATCTGTCCGGTAATCTAAATCCCATCATGAACATAGACTTGCAAAAG ATTATGGAACAAGAAACATCAAACGGACATACGCATAGCCATATTCAAAGCGACAGTCAACATGACTCTGTCCCTTCGTCTTTTTTGTCCCCAATCTCTACTTCCCGTGTTCAAGAGGACAATGACGAAACCCAGCAACAGCAACAGCAACAGCAGCAGCAAGAACAACAACAAGCGTCTTCTACGGCGTCGTATCATATCAATATCTCCATTTCAGATGTTGCACGCAGTGGCATGAGAGATGGTGTTTGGTCTTGCCTTGTTGTGCTCGTCACCTTCTGGTTCTTCG CTTCCATGACTATGATTCTTGGTATCTATGGCTCTGTGGATTTACAATTGGGCCCTAATTACTCCCGTCTCATACAAACTAACTCAATATTCGTTCAATCTATTAAG gtTGAAGAACTAGACCAGCAAAGTTCTGGATCATTAATTCTATATGGGTTTCACAAACCTCCTCCCTTGGATGTTGAAATTACCTGGACTGAGACTCACAATGCAGTGGTTCAAGTTGATTTGCACGAG GAGTGGTTATACTACCTTAACAAGGGGTCCAATGTGGATATCTCATACAGAGTAATATCTCCAAGTACCTCACCATTATCCCTTGTAATTGCGCAAG GCAGTGAAAGTCTTGAAGAGTGGATTGACGACCCATCATATCCTAATACAACTTTGTCGTGGGACATTATACATg GAAGTGGTAAGATCCAGCAAGAAATTTCTGAGTCTTCAACCTATTATATTGCTGTGGGTAATTTAAACTCTCACGAAGTGGAG GTACAATTGAATTTCACAATCAGTGCCTTCATCTATAATACAACTAAGGCTTATTACAAGTGTTCACTGGGCAGTCGTCAGTGTAGTTTCACTCTTCCTCTTGTAGGGGCAAATACTGCTGTCCTAACATCTCCAGGTCCAACAGAG GGTTCCAGCAATGCTTGGTATGTCAAACTCTCATATGGACCCCGATGGATCGCATATTTTGTTGGATCAG GTGTGATGACCATCCTCATCTTGTTGGCCTTTAGATTCCTCAACGTGTTCCAGTCTACCAGTGGAAATGGAACAGGAATTCAGGCTGGAGATATGACATCTGAGCGAGCTCCATTGCTGTCAAACAAAGACGACGATCTCTCCAGCTGGGGTTCATCTTATGATTCTGTATCACATGATGATGAAGATTTAGATGAATGGCTAGCAGTAAAAGCTCTCAAAGGAAATTTGTCATACGAAGGGGAAAATAATAGCAATCCCGGGCGTCTTTGTGTCATTTGCTGTGATTCCCCAAGAGATTGCTTCTTTCTCCCATGTGGACACTGCGCCGCCTGTTTTACTTGTGGAACAAG TGACCTCTGCAGGATTGCAGAAGAGGCTGGAACTTGTCCCATTTGTCGGAGGAAGATGAAGAAAGTGCGGAAGATATTTTCTGTTTAA